In a genomic window of Staphylococcus taiwanensis:
- a CDS encoding PTS transporter subunit EIIC translates to MNKEQQLAHDILDAVGGINNVDNIIHCMTRVRLKINNDDLVDYNQLKNIKGVLGVVKDERLQVVVGPGTVNKVADEMVSLSGVPLGEAISHHNDHQHNIKTTAQQNKSAYQNKQKHNKMNKLLKKIANIFIPLIPAFIGAGLIGGIAALLNNFISAGAISADWVKQLVAVLNVIKDGMLAYLAIFTGFNAAKTFGATPGLGGVIGGTTLLTGISEDNPIKNIFTGEPLLAGQGGIIGVIFAVWLLSLIEKRLHKVVPNSIDIIVTPTISLLIIGLLTIFLIMPIAGFISDGLVGVVNWVIGVGGVFSGFIIGAFFLPLVMLGLHHIFTPIHIELINQSGATYLLPIAAMAGAGQVGAALALWVRCKKNTTLRNAIKGALPVGFLGIGEPLIYGVTLPLGRPFITACIGGGIGGAVIGGIGHIGATAIGPSGISLLPLIAHQKYLGYIIGLLSAYIGGFIFTYFFGTTKEMRNLDKLGD, encoded by the coding sequence ATGAATAAAGAACAACAACTCGCTCATGACATATTAGATGCTGTGGGTGGCATTAATAATGTTGATAATATTATTCATTGTATGACTCGCGTTCGATTAAAAATAAATAATGATGATTTAGTTGACTATAATCAACTCAAAAACATTAAAGGTGTACTTGGTGTTGTCAAAGATGAAAGATTGCAAGTAGTTGTTGGTCCTGGTACGGTAAATAAAGTCGCCGATGAAATGGTTAGTCTCAGTGGCGTTCCATTAGGCGAAGCTATTTCTCACCACAATGATCATCAACATAACATTAAGACGACAGCACAACAAAATAAATCTGCTTATCAAAATAAACAAAAGCACAATAAAATGAATAAACTTTTGAAAAAAATAGCTAATATTTTTATTCCTCTTATTCCAGCATTCATAGGCGCCGGTTTAATCGGAGGTATAGCGGCACTACTTAATAATTTTATTTCAGCCGGGGCAATTTCAGCTGACTGGGTGAAGCAACTTGTAGCAGTTTTAAACGTGATTAAAGATGGTATGTTAGCCTATTTGGCAATTTTCACTGGCTTTAATGCTGCTAAAACGTTTGGTGCAACGCCAGGTTTAGGTGGTGTTATAGGGGGTACGACATTATTAACAGGTATTTCAGAAGATAATCCTATTAAAAATATTTTTACAGGTGAACCGTTACTTGCAGGTCAAGGTGGTATTATTGGTGTCATTTTTGCAGTTTGGCTTCTAAGTTTAATTGAGAAGCGATTACATAAAGTGGTACCTAATTCAATCGACATTATTGTAACACCAACAATTTCTTTATTAATTATTGGTTTACTTACTATTTTCTTAATTATGCCTATCGCTGGCTTTATATCAGATGGGTTAGTCGGTGTTGTTAATTGGGTGATTGGCGTTGGCGGCGTATTTAGTGGTTTTATTATTGGTGCCTTCTTCCTACCACTGGTGATGCTAGGTTTACACCATATTTTCACACCCATTCATATTGAGTTAATTAACCAATCAGGTGCAACCTATCTATTACCAATTGCTGCAATGGCAGGTGCTGGCCAAGTAGGTGCTGCATTAGCATTGTGGGTAAGATGTAAAAAGAACACCACGTTACGTAATGCCATCAAAGGTGCATTGCCAGTAGGATTTTTAGGAATTGGTGAACCACTTATTTATGGTGTGACATTACCATTAGGTCGACCATTTATCACTGCATGTATTGGCGGCGGTATTGGTGGTGCTGTCATCGGTGGTATTGGACATATCGGTGCAACAGCTATTGGTCCAAGTGGCATCTCACTGTTACCTTTAATTGCTCATCAAAAATATTTAGGTTACATTATTGGTTTACTTTCTGCATATATTGGCGGATTTATTTTCACATACTTTTTTGGAACGACAAAAGAAATGAGAAACTTAGATAAACTAGGTGATTAA
- the murQ gene encoding N-acetylmuramic acid 6-phosphate etherase, protein MNHLTTESRNQLTMHIDEMSTLEALKTMNHEDQTVAKAIEKIIPDLNTVIEQIVERFRQGGRLIYIGAGTSGRLGVLDAAECVPTFNTHPDEVIGIIAGGQKAMTEAVEGAEDDLEMGAKDLEQLNLSHKDVVIGISASGRTPYVKGALSYANDIKALTIALSCNEHTDISALATYGLEVNVGPEILTGSTRLKAGTAQKLILNMISTLTMIGVGKVYDNLMVDLKATNYKLEQRSIHIIEEVCGLPFQEAQTLYEQADNNVKIAIVMNLCNTSKDDAKLRLLNNNGVIKQAIKS, encoded by the coding sequence ATGAATCATTTAACAACTGAAAGTAGAAACCAACTCACCATGCATATAGATGAAATGTCTACCTTAGAGGCTTTAAAAACCATGAATCATGAAGATCAAACGGTAGCTAAAGCTATCGAAAAAATCATCCCCGATTTAAATACGGTCATTGAACAAATAGTTGAACGTTTCCGTCAAGGCGGTCGTTTAATTTATATAGGTGCTGGTACAAGTGGACGTTTAGGCGTATTAGATGCTGCTGAATGCGTACCTACATTTAATACACACCCTGATGAAGTCATTGGTATTATTGCAGGTGGTCAAAAAGCAATGACAGAAGCGGTTGAAGGCGCTGAAGATGACTTAGAAATGGGTGCTAAAGATTTGGAACAGCTTAACTTATCTCATAAAGATGTTGTCATTGGCATTTCAGCAAGTGGTCGCACACCTTATGTTAAAGGTGCATTATCATATGCAAATGATATCAAAGCACTCACTATCGCATTATCTTGTAATGAACATACTGATATTAGTGCTTTAGCTACATATGGTTTAGAAGTGAATGTAGGTCCTGAAATATTGACAGGTTCAACTCGCCTTAAAGCAGGAACTGCACAGAAACTTATTTTAAATATGATTTCAACATTAACTATGATTGGTGTAGGTAAAGTCTACGACAACTTGATGGTTGACTTAAAAGCAACTAACTATAAATTAGAGCAACGTTCTATTCATATTATTGAAGAAGTTTGTGGGCTACCTTTTCAAGAAGCTCAAACTTTATATGAACAAGCTGACAATAACGTTAAAATCGCAATCGTTATGAACTTATGTAATACCTCTAAAGACGATGCTAAATTAAGATTATTAAACAATAATGGTGTGATTAAGCAAGCTATCAAATCTTAA
- a CDS encoding DUF871 family protein, giving the protein MLGFSVYLGQPLNKPYILNMVELGYDYIFTSLQIPEENDDNKLIYLGELCQLLQDASVTYIIDINPSLLNQRFYSFFKQFPNENFIIRIDNHLNMSLLNDLYQQQLKCCLNASTITSETLDLLYKQDNLPEIYYCHNYYPRPDTGLSLSFVEQKNQLILSYDDKAIIMGFVPGTTLRGPMYKGLPTIEKHRHMSLLEAVHSLLNASFHHIIISDVAISESEAIALNQMVYHRHFTLKLSYYDKQYESEIFTTYVSRLDAPEHIIRSRDSRTSNHYVHYQQNQRPIRYRGDVTIDNEMNLRYEGELQIIKTHLSHHPAINHVATISEQDHYLIDLIQPGDSFEFISEKEDNNDYESFNN; this is encoded by the coding sequence ATGTTAGGGTTCTCAGTATATTTAGGCCAACCACTTAATAAACCATACATTTTAAATATGGTTGAGCTTGGTTATGACTACATTTTTACTTCATTACAAATACCTGAGGAAAATGATGATAATAAATTGATATATTTGGGAGAATTATGTCAATTATTGCAAGATGCATCTGTAACTTACATCATCGATATCAACCCTTCATTACTGAATCAACGTTTTTACAGTTTTTTCAAGCAATTTCCAAATGAAAATTTTATCATTCGCATTGACAATCATTTAAACATGTCATTACTTAATGACCTTTATCAACAACAATTAAAATGTTGCTTAAATGCGAGCACAATTACTTCAGAAACCCTCGATTTACTATACAAACAAGACAACTTGCCAGAGATTTATTATTGTCATAATTATTATCCAAGGCCAGACACTGGTTTGTCACTTAGCTTTGTCGAGCAAAAGAATCAATTGATTCTAAGCTATGATGATAAAGCAATCATTATGGGATTTGTTCCTGGCACTACATTAAGAGGACCTATGTATAAAGGACTACCTACTATTGAGAAACATAGACATATGTCATTACTTGAAGCAGTACATTCACTATTAAATGCGTCATTCCATCACATAATCATCAGTGATGTAGCTATTTCTGAATCTGAGGCAATCGCTTTAAATCAGATGGTCTACCATCGCCATTTTACGCTTAAACTTTCTTATTACGATAAACAGTATGAATCAGAAATTTTCACAACTTATGTATCTCGCTTAGATGCACCTGAACATATCATTCGTTCAAGAGACTCCAGGACTTCAAATCATTATGTTCATTATCAACAGAATCAACGTCCAATTCGTTATAGAGGAGATGTCACGATTGATAATGAAATGAATCTCCGTTATGAAGGCGAACTTCAAATCATTAAGACCCATTTATCTCATCATCCTGCCATCAATCATGTTGCAACGATCAGTGAACAGGATCATTACCTTATTGATTTAATTCAACCAGGCGACTCATTTGAATTTATTTCTGAAAAGGAGGACAACAACGACTATGAATCATTTAACAACTGA
- a CDS encoding HTH domain-containing protein, producing the protein MKKSERQNKIISAIQQGHKVNSVELAKQFNVSVRTISRDIADLESQGVQIYAHKGKLGGYQIQQTDDKIQLNLDEQQLTALFLTLKESQSYSTLPYAKEIQSIINQSANIPNTRLRKQLNHMSDLIKFEDTEQITLPHLFTDILIYSSERNVMLIDFKNDKEMIAENVIFIGLLCRNGIWLAIIYEIGLGRTRELPVLDIYDISYSFEKTIKTYDISIQNYTQFLNPIEDME; encoded by the coding sequence TTGAAGAAATCAGAAAGACAAAATAAAATTATTTCAGCTATCCAACAAGGTCATAAAGTTAATTCAGTAGAATTGGCTAAACAATTCAATGTATCTGTTCGTACGATAAGTCGTGATATTGCTGATTTAGAATCGCAAGGCGTTCAAATTTATGCGCATAAAGGTAAACTCGGTGGATATCAAATTCAACAAACCGACGATAAAATTCAACTTAACCTGGATGAACAACAACTCACTGCCTTATTCTTAACATTAAAAGAGAGTCAGTCGTATTCAACGTTACCTTATGCCAAAGAAATTCAATCCATTATTAACCAAAGTGCCAATATACCTAACACGCGACTTCGCAAGCAATTAAATCATATGTCTGATTTAATTAAATTTGAAGATACTGAACAAATTACATTGCCTCATCTATTTACAGATATATTAATTTATAGTTCTGAAAGAAACGTCATGCTTATTGATTTTAAAAATGATAAAGAAATGATTGCTGAGAACGTTATTTTTATTGGATTACTTTGTCGTAATGGCATTTGGCTAGCAATCATATACGAGATTGGCCTGGGACGAACACGTGAATTACCTGTCTTAGACATATATGATATTTCTTACTCTTTTGAAAAAACCATTAAAACCTATGATATTTCTATACAAAATTACACTCAATTCTTAAATCCGATCGAGGATATGGAATAA
- a CDS encoding inositol monophosphatase family protein has protein sequence MEQNQLHNIDIHIMNWLEHLDDVIPQLIQDMTTETKMNRFDLVTNVDKQLQNKFEAFLSEHFPSHQLLGEEKDNDDIHPYEGHLWIMDPIDGTANLVKQQEDYCVILAYFENGEPKLSYIYDYPHDKLYKAIAGEGTYINHHPLTAPPSLQLNDAIISFGSQYINEDTSKALYDSSFSVRHIGSCGLDSIRVIKGQFGAHINTNPKPWDIAAQELDLEMTQLDGQPLDYATSGPFIISNKGCYQEILNIIKSHGGYHKQ, from the coding sequence ATGGAACAAAACCAACTTCACAATATAGACATACATATCATGAATTGGCTTGAACATTTAGATGATGTTATCCCCCAATTAATACAGGACATGACAACTGAAACTAAAATGAATCGCTTTGATTTAGTTACTAACGTGGATAAACAGTTACAAAATAAATTCGAAGCGTTTCTCTCTGAGCATTTTCCAAGTCATCAATTATTAGGGGAAGAAAAAGATAATGATGATATCCATCCTTACGAAGGTCACTTATGGATTATGGATCCAATCGATGGTACAGCCAACTTAGTTAAGCAACAGGAAGATTACTGTGTTATACTTGCTTATTTTGAAAATGGAGAACCTAAACTTTCATATATATATGATTATCCACATGACAAATTATATAAAGCAATAGCTGGAGAAGGGACATACATAAACCATCACCCATTAACTGCGCCACCATCACTACAATTAAATGATGCGATTATTTCATTTGGCAGTCAGTATATTAACGAAGATACAAGTAAAGCGCTGTACGATTCATCGTTTAGTGTACGACATATTGGTTCGTGTGGACTGGATTCTATAAGAGTAATTAAAGGTCAATTTGGTGCACATATTAATACAAACCCTAAGCCATGGGACATTGCTGCACAAGAATTAGATTTGGAAATGACTCAATTAGATGGACAACCTTTAGATTACGCAACTAGTGGACCATTCATAATCAGTAATAAAGGATGTTATCAAGAAATACTAAATATTATAAAAAGTCATGGTGGCTATCATAAACAATAA
- a CDS encoding LCP family protein has protein sequence MRKSHKRMSLPVKILMWFLGILIILALVATIFVVASVYITGGKIHNPLNRQHSALRSKNVNLKNGDPFTIALFGVDSDTQRKSQNDGERSDTIMILSVNPKKQTTEIVSVPRDTQAQIVGRGTTEKINHAYAYGGPTMAVKSLEKLMNVPIDHYATVDMDGLHDMIDALGGVNVVSNDTFTVKGTNFVKGQSTHVDGDTAMAFIRSRKEEGAGGDFGRQERQQLVLQAMANKMTSASALTHFPALIGQIQKNVTTDLTLSDMNAIRSNYKDANKTVNRHQLEGQGGIQSDGLWYFIPSDSSKEQATNVLNNNLDN, from the coding sequence ATGCGTAAATCTCATAAAAGAATGAGCCTGCCCGTAAAAATATTAATGTGGTTTTTAGGAATATTAATCATTTTAGCTTTAGTGGCAACAATCTTTGTTGTAGCAAGCGTTTATATTACTGGTGGTAAAATTCATAACCCGTTAAATCGCCAACATTCAGCATTACGTTCCAAAAATGTTAATCTCAAAAATGGAGACCCGTTTACAATTGCTTTATTTGGCGTAGATTCTGATACACAACGTAAAAGCCAAAATGATGGAGAACGAAGCGATACAATCATGATTCTATCTGTTAATCCTAAAAAACAGACAACGGAAATTGTAAGTGTACCCCGAGATACACAAGCACAAATTGTTGGCAGAGGGACAACCGAGAAGATTAATCATGCATATGCCTATGGTGGTCCAACTATGGCTGTTAAATCATTAGAAAAATTAATGAATGTACCAATTGACCACTATGCGACAGTTGATATGGATGGATTACATGATATGATTGATGCGCTAGGCGGCGTCAATGTAGTTAGCAATGATACGTTTACAGTAAAAGGAACAAATTTTGTTAAAGGGCAATCAACACATGTTGATGGTGACACTGCAATGGCGTTTATCAGAAGCCGTAAAGAAGAAGGCGCTGGTGGCGACTTTGGTAGACAAGAACGCCAACAACTTGTTTTACAGGCAATGGCTAATAAAATGACAAGTGCATCAGCCTTAACACACTTCCCTGCGTTAATCGGTCAAATTCAAAAGAATGTAACAACAGATTTAACCTTAAGTGATATGAATGCGATTCGAAGTAATTATAAAGATGCAAATAAAACTGTAAATCGTCATCAATTAGAAGGGCAAGGCGGAATTCAAAGTGACGGCTTATGGTACTTTATCCCAAGTGATTCTTCTAAAGAACAGGCAACAAATGTATTAAACAATAATTTAGATAATTAA
- the fdhF gene encoding formate dehydrogenase subunit alpha yields the protein MQEHLIVTLDGTDYLVEPGTSLLEFIKSRDTFVPSICYNESMGPIQTCDTCMVEIDGKIERACSTVVDRPMTVNTQNGDVKASQKEALDRILEKHMLYCTVCDYNNGDCEIHNAMDAWGLQEQSYEYKTKPYEKDYGPFYRYDPDQCILCGRCVEACQDIEVNETISIDWDREHPRVIWDNDVPINESSCVSCGQCATVCPCNAMMEVNMEGNAGYMTDTEPGSLAAMIDLTKKAEPGDGLLFAVSDSEAEMRKERIKKTKTVCTYCGVGCSFDVWTKDREVLKVQPSHDSPANKIATCVKGKFSWGHINSDQRLTKPLVRKDGEFHEVEWDEALDVIETNFKRIKEEYGGDHLAFIASSKGTNEESYLMQKLSRQVFGSNNVDNCSRYCQAPATKGLFRTVGHGGDSGSIEDLERAAMTVLIGTNTAEAHPVIASRMKRGQKLFGSKMHVFDIRKHEMAERADAFYQPKPGTDLVWLGAATKYIIDNDLHDKDFLNEWVDNYEDYYKSLELFTMDFAEEATGIPKEQIISFAEEAAKAESMSICWAMGVTQQDIGSDTSTAISNLLLVTGNYRKPGSGAYPLRGHNNVQGASDMGSMPDQFTGYQKVDNDEVRAKFEKEYGVKLNPKPGRDNHQMMEGIHNGEIQSLYLYGEDTGIVDSNINFVQSALEKVEFLVVQDEFLTFTATYADVVLPASPSLEKDGTFTNTERRIQRINQALKPLGDSKPDWQIFQLIAQRMGYDWGYKHPSEIMDEIARLTPLYAGVSYERLRGFNSLQWPVAPDGTDEPTLYMNGFNFENGRAKLFPLTFDNFFKEDEVYDLHVNNGRLLEHFHEGNMTYQTEMIKYKMPNAFVEVSPELAKERDIHEGAEIRLISETGEATLIATVTDRVKGKEIYIPLNNDAMSNGDLGAINKLTNSDVDKYTDTPSYKRTSCRMEVLTRKGKSPLNPTNFRVDKHRHPQYSVQVQKKWERPDYVFPGNVVDK from the coding sequence ATGCAAGAACATTTAATTGTGACGCTTGACGGAACAGATTATCTTGTAGAACCTGGAACGAGTTTGTTAGAGTTTATCAAATCGCGTGATACTTTCGTACCTTCAATTTGTTATAACGAATCAATGGGACCAATTCAAACATGTGATACATGTATGGTTGAGATTGACGGCAAAATTGAACGTGCGTGTAGCACTGTTGTAGATAGACCTATGACAGTTAATACTCAAAATGGTGATGTAAAAGCGAGTCAAAAAGAAGCTTTAGATAGAATTTTAGAAAAACATATGTTGTATTGTACAGTTTGTGATTATAACAACGGTGACTGTGAAATTCATAATGCAATGGATGCATGGGGCTTACAAGAACAATCATATGAATATAAAACGAAACCATATGAAAAAGATTATGGTCCATTTTATCGTTATGATCCTGACCAATGTATTCTTTGTGGACGTTGTGTCGAAGCATGTCAAGATATTGAAGTAAATGAAACAATTTCAATCGACTGGGATCGTGAACATCCTCGTGTTATCTGGGATAATGATGTACCTATTAATGAATCATCATGTGTATCTTGTGGTCAATGTGCAACAGTTTGTCCATGTAACGCCATGATGGAAGTGAATATGGAAGGCAATGCTGGTTACATGACAGATACTGAACCAGGTTCATTAGCAGCAATGATTGACCTTACTAAAAAAGCTGAACCAGGTGACGGTTTATTATTCGCAGTATCAGATTCAGAAGCTGAAATGCGTAAAGAACGTATTAAGAAAACAAAAACGGTTTGTACATATTGTGGCGTAGGTTGCTCATTCGATGTATGGACAAAAGATAGAGAAGTACTTAAAGTGCAACCATCACATGATTCTCCAGCAAATAAAATTGCTACATGTGTTAAAGGTAAATTCTCTTGGGGTCATATTAATTCAGACCAACGTTTAACGAAACCGTTAGTTAGAAAAGATGGAGAATTCCATGAAGTAGAATGGGATGAAGCACTTGATGTGATTGAAACAAATTTCAAACGCATTAAGGAAGAATATGGTGGCGATCATCTTGCATTTATCGCATCATCTAAAGGTACAAATGAAGAATCTTATTTAATGCAAAAACTATCTAGACAAGTCTTTGGGTCTAACAACGTTGATAACTGTTCAAGATATTGCCAAGCGCCAGCGACTAAAGGTTTATTTAGAACAGTAGGTCACGGCGGTGACTCAGGTTCAATTGAAGACCTTGAGAGAGCTGCAATGACTGTATTAATTGGTACAAATACAGCTGAAGCACACCCAGTCATTGCTTCTAGAATGAAACGTGGACAAAAACTATTTGGTTCAAAAATGCATGTATTTGATATCAGAAAACATGAAATGGCTGAACGTGCTGATGCTTTTTATCAACCTAAACCTGGTACTGATTTAGTTTGGTTAGGCGCAGCTACAAAATATATCATTGACAATGATTTGCATGATAAAGACTTCTTAAATGAATGGGTAGATAATTACGAAGATTATTATAAATCATTAGAATTATTTACAATGGATTTTGCAGAAGAAGCAACTGGTATTCCTAAAGAACAAATTATTAGCTTTGCAGAAGAAGCGGCTAAAGCAGAATCAATGTCAATTTGTTGGGCTATGGGTGTTACACAACAAGATATCGGTAGTGATACAAGTACAGCAATTTCTAACTTACTACTTGTAACTGGTAACTACAGAAAACCAGGTTCAGGTGCTTATCCACTACGTGGTCATAATAACGTACAAGGTGCGAGTGATATGGGTAGTATGCCGGATCAATTTACTGGATATCAAAAAGTTGACAATGACGAAGTGAGAGCGAAGTTTGAGAAAGAATATGGTGTCAAATTAAATCCAAAACCTGGTCGCGATAATCACCAAATGATGGAAGGCATCCATAATGGAGAAATCCAATCATTATACTTATATGGTGAAGATACAGGAATCGTTGACTCTAACATCAATTTCGTACAATCTGCATTAGAAAAAGTAGAATTCTTAGTTGTTCAAGATGAGTTCTTAACATTTACAGCAACATATGCAGATGTTGTTTTACCAGCAAGTCCATCACTTGAAAAAGATGGTACATTCACGAATACAGAACGTCGTATTCAACGAATCAACCAAGCATTAAAACCATTAGGAGATTCTAAACCAGATTGGCAAATCTTCCAATTAATCGCTCAAAGAATGGGCTATGATTGGGGTTATAAACATCCATCAGAAATCATGGATGAAATTGCACGACTCACACCGCTATACGCTGGTGTAAGTTATGAACGATTACGAGGCTTTAATAGTTTACAATGGCCTGTTGCACCAGATGGTACAGATGAACCAACGTTATATATGAATGGTTTTAACTTTGAAAATGGTCGTGCTAAATTATTCCCATTAACATTTGATAACTTCTTCAAAGAAGATGAAGTTTATGATTTACATGTTAACAACGGTCGTTTACTTGAACATTTCCACGAAGGTAACATGACATATCAAACTGAAATGATTAAATACAAAATGCCAAATGCATTCGTTGAGGTTTCACCAGAACTTGCAAAAGAACGTGATATTCATGAAGGTGCTGAAATAAGACTGATTTCAGAAACTGGGGAAGCAACATTAATCGCAACTGTTACTGATCGTGTTAAAGGTAAAGAAATCTATATTCCTTTAAATAATGATGCAATGTCTAATGGCGATTTAGGTGCCATCAATAAATTAACAAACAGTGATGTAGATAAATATACGGATACACCTTCTTATAAACGCACAAGCTGTCGTATGGAAGTACTAACTAGAAAAGGTAAATCACCATTGAACCCTACGAACTTCCGTGTTGATAAACATCGTCATCCGCAATATAGTGTCCAAGTACAGAAAAAATGGGAACGTCCAGATTATGTTTTCCCAGGAAATGTGGTGGATAAATAA
- a CDS encoding DUF1641 domain-containing protein, whose amino-acid sequence MAERITKIKRLEKSEEQIKLESLNEVTDAIAENKDSILKAIRIVRALDDAKILDLMNGGIRGRQVIVNKFMTELNKDLYASLITNLAPMVFMLGELNVQELSQFLNKLNKGLHVANQASPNAKTNIRSLMGVLKDDDMNRSLTYMLNLMKGMSRGED is encoded by the coding sequence ATGGCTGAAAGAATTACTAAGATTAAACGTTTAGAAAAGTCGGAAGAACAAATTAAACTTGAAAGCCTTAACGAAGTTACAGATGCAATCGCTGAAAATAAAGACAGTATTTTGAAAGCAATTCGTATAGTTAGAGCGTTAGATGATGCTAAAATTCTTGATTTAATGAATGGCGGTATTAGAGGACGTCAAGTAATTGTTAACAAATTTATGACAGAGCTTAATAAAGATTTATATGCAAGCTTAATTACTAACTTAGCACCAATGGTCTTTATGTTAGGCGAACTTAATGTGCAAGAATTAAGCCAATTCTTAAATAAATTAAACAAAGGTTTACATGTCGCTAATCAAGCGAGTCCAAATGCGAAAACAAACATTCGTAGCTTAATGGGTGTGCTTAAAGATGATGATATGAACCGTAGTTTGACATATATGCTTAACTTGATGAAAGGTATGTCTAGAGGCGAAGACTAA
- a CDS encoding N-acetylglucosaminidase yields MKYIRNLRLPILLLIIFIIILVVLLMINQTNMMRNDRQYHFQEAVQKQTQEGVLNTIERNGAFVNASNTEVKKAMTISRDDNKLKYMDVSQTVPMSKHEVKQMLKGYGILENQAEAFIDAQDKYNVNIIYLISHARVETGNGHSELAKGIKDGNKRYYNFFGIGAFDENTIHTGKSYAKEASWTSPRKAIIGGAKFVRTHYFDHNQITLYQMRWNPQNPGQHQYASDVLWADNIAKFMKKYYKDFGIKKDKIRKDYYIE; encoded by the coding sequence ATGAAGTACATACGTAACTTACGTTTACCTATTTTATTGTTGATTATATTTATCATCATACTTGTTGTCTTATTAATGATTAATCAGACTAATATGATGCGAAATGATCGACAATATCATTTTCAAGAAGCCGTCCAAAAACAAACTCAAGAAGGTGTATTAAATACAATTGAGAGAAATGGGGCATTTGTAAATGCAAGCAATACTGAAGTTAAGAAGGCCATGACGATATCGAGAGATGACAACAAACTAAAATATATGGACGTGTCACAAACAGTGCCTATGTCTAAGCATGAAGTTAAACAGATGCTAAAAGGATATGGCATTCTAGAAAATCAAGCTGAAGCCTTTATTGACGCACAAGATAAATATAATGTGAATATCATTTATTTAATTAGTCATGCACGTGTTGAAACAGGTAATGGTCATTCTGAGCTTGCAAAAGGCATCAAAGACGGTAACAAGCGGTATTACAATTTCTTTGGTATAGGTGCATTTGATGAAAATACGATTCATACTGGGAAAAGTTATGCTAAAGAAGCGTCATGGACATCGCCTCGAAAAGCAATTATAGGAGGCGCAAAATTTGTGCGTACGCACTACTTTGATCATAATCAAATCACGCTTTATCAAATGCGTTGGAATCCACAAAATCCAGGGCAACATCAATATGCAAGTGATGTCTTGTGGGCGGATAATATTGCGAAATTTATGAAGAAATATTACAAAGATTTCGGAATTAAAAAAGATAAAATAAGAAAAGATTATTATATTGAATAG